One part of the Deinococcus misasensis DSM 22328 genome encodes these proteins:
- a CDS encoding alginate O-acetyltransferase AlgX-related protein produces MKKMFLLLTLSLTAAHAQSNFQEAQKTGVVLGQNGWLFHIAEFGDFQQEAADVSQQKLETIGVISSLFKQKGIPVVTALVPAKIRLYEKELPAPFALPPVIKNRYERNLSSLQGLGVNAPDLLKAMQEGQKDPLEAQYPVYQKLDHHWSSRGALIAAKTITDVLKNLPEVQAVQETKFDLKAAPESDYFDSSLLKRVSEQDRQKYPKEKFIPYDLVKTSSANSLLGDSAPELVLVGSSASAGGRMWPFDYGLAANLQKEFLNTAQAGRGPWLPMEDYLRNPAYQQNPPKAMVWQLWEAFLLNVDQADLPQDWIRTVAPLILGKCDKPKQTLAAAQAQYPADLSITDYWNATINLSGSNRVKVTFQSPQGPQTLEVPVPVEGENYDLNVPVPAGSTGVSVEPVSAGANLQVQSSQLCDGPAEVAQLLVPAQNKVDVAKNGRISRVEISGFSGVEGGARRWALGPKSGVSFWQADSKPAVLTVDLYNPLNDQDLTVLFNNQPIKSFTGLKAGSTLSFTLELPGTIGKNALEFQVKKFNGQPEFFAQQDTRPMSVMFNRLEVQFR; encoded by the coding sequence ATGAAAAAAATGTTTTTGTTGTTGACCCTTTCCCTGACTGCTGCCCATGCCCAATCCAATTTTCAGGAAGCCCAGAAAACCGGGGTGGTGCTTGGGCAAAACGGCTGGCTGTTTCACATTGCAGAGTTTGGAGATTTCCAGCAAGAGGCAGCTGATGTCAGCCAGCAAAAGCTGGAAACCATCGGTGTGATTTCCAGCCTGTTCAAGCAAAAAGGCATTCCGGTGGTGACCGCTCTGGTGCCCGCCAAAATCCGCCTCTACGAGAAAGAACTGCCAGCCCCGTTTGCCCTGCCTCCTGTGATCAAAAACCGCTACGAACGGAACCTGAGCAGCCTGCAAGGGCTCGGGGTGAATGCACCAGACCTGCTGAAAGCCATGCAGGAAGGTCAGAAAGACCCTCTGGAGGCCCAGTATCCGGTGTACCAGAAGTTGGACCACCACTGGTCTTCCAGAGGGGCCCTGATTGCCGCCAAAACCATCACCGATGTGCTGAAAAACCTGCCAGAGGTGCAGGCTGTGCAGGAAACCAAATTTGACCTGAAGGCTGCACCTGAAAGCGATTATTTTGATTCCAGCCTTCTGAAACGCGTTTCTGAACAGGACCGCCAGAAATACCCCAAAGAGAAGTTCATTCCTTACGATCTGGTGAAAACCTCCAGTGCAAACAGCCTGCTTGGAGACAGTGCACCCGAGTTGGTGCTGGTGGGGTCCAGTGCCAGTGCTGGAGGCCGCATGTGGCCATTCGACTACGGGCTGGCTGCCAACCTGCAGAAGGAATTCCTGAACACCGCTCAGGCAGGTCGTGGTCCGTGGCTCCCCATGGAAGATTACCTCAGGAACCCGGCCTACCAGCAAAACCCACCCAAAGCCATGGTGTGGCAACTCTGGGAGGCCTTCCTGTTGAATGTGGATCAGGCCGACCTGCCTCAGGACTGGATTCGCACGGTGGCCCCCTTGATTCTGGGCAAGTGCGACAAACCCAAACAAACGTTGGCTGCTGCACAAGCCCAATATCCAGCAGACCTGTCCATCACCGATTACTGGAACGCCACCATCAACCTGTCTGGCAGCAACCGTGTGAAAGTCACTTTCCAAAGCCCCCAAGGGCCACAAACCCTGGAGGTGCCCGTTCCCGTTGAAGGGGAGAATTACGACCTGAACGTGCCCGTTCCAGCGGGCTCCACAGGGGTCAGTGTGGAACCGGTCAGCGCCGGGGCAAACCTGCAAGTCCAAAGCAGCCAGTTGTGCGATGGCCCTGCAGAAGTGGCCCAGTTGCTGGTGCCTGCCCAGAACAAGGTGGATGTCGCCAAAAACGGCCGCATCAGCCGTGTGGAAATCTCGGGCTTCAGTGGCGTGGAAGGCGGGGCCAGACGCTGGGCTCTGGGCCCGAAATCGGGGGTCAGCTTCTGGCAGGCAGACAGCAAACCTGCCGTCCTGACCGTGGACCTCTACAATCCCCTGAACGATCAGGATTTGACGGTGCTGTTCAACAACCAGCCGATCAAAAGCTTCACGGGCCTGAAAGCCGGAAGCACCCTGAGTTTCACACTGGAATTGCCCGGAACCATCGGCAAGAACGCCCTGGAGTTTCAGGTCAAGAAGTTCAACGGTCAACCCGAGTTTTTTGCCCAGCAAGACACCCGCCCCATGTCGGTGATGTTCAACCGTCTGGAAGTCCAGTTCAGGTAG
- a CDS encoding HD domain-containing phosphohydrolase — protein MNSEMPFANDCPYPQARILILDDLVTNVEVLAELLDLSGYEQVYRCTRVSEAREVLKKQPIDLILLDHLMPECTGIEFAREVRTMELDRIPRILMVTADHRSEVKYQALQNGVHDFLYKPIDTLEVLLRIGVLLEAHFIHQSLQEHQEQLELLVTERTRALRDTLRSSFELLAGLAESRTHTSGKPSSRVGQLSEVLGLLAGLNVHDAQNLREAVMLHDIGKIAIPEQILTKPDKLTDDEFKVVKEHAMIGAQMLRHLKSEVFDVAAVVALTHHERWNGSGYPNGLKGEQIPLVGRIAAIADVFHALTSDRPYNKAWTEKEALEYLQSQAGVLFDPDLVDLLVHIRGAHPQSN, from the coding sequence ATGAATTCAGAAATGCCCTTTGCCAATGACTGTCCTTATCCCCAGGCCAGAATCCTGATTCTGGACGATCTGGTCACCAACGTGGAAGTGCTTGCAGAGCTGCTGGACCTCTCGGGCTATGAACAGGTCTACCGATGCACACGGGTCAGCGAAGCCCGTGAAGTGCTGAAAAAACAACCCATTGACTTGATTTTGCTGGACCACCTGATGCCCGAGTGCACCGGCATCGAGTTTGCGCGGGAGGTGCGGACCATGGAGCTGGACCGCATTCCCCGCATCCTGATGGTCACGGCAGACCACCGCAGCGAAGTGAAATACCAAGCCCTGCAGAACGGCGTGCATGATTTCCTGTACAAGCCCATCGACACGCTGGAAGTGCTTTTGCGGATCGGGGTGTTGCTGGAAGCCCACTTCATCCACCAGAGCTTACAGGAGCATCAGGAGCAACTGGAATTGCTGGTCACCGAACGCACCCGAGCCCTGCGGGACACCTTGCGCAGCTCTTTCGAATTGCTGGCTGGACTGGCAGAATCCCGCACCCACACCTCGGGCAAGCCCTCCAGTCGGGTGGGTCAACTGAGCGAAGTGCTGGGTTTGCTGGCAGGCCTGAATGTGCACGATGCCCAGAACCTGCGTGAAGCGGTGATGCTGCACGACATCGGGAAAATTGCCATCCCAGAGCAGATCCTCACCAAGCCGGACAAACTGACCGACGATGAGTTCAAAGTGGTCAAGGAACACGCCATGATCGGGGCACAGATGCTGCGTCACCTGAAAAGCGAGGTGTTCGATGTGGCTGCAGTGGTGGCCCTCACGCACCACGAACGCTGGAATGGCAGTGGATATCCCAACGGTCTGAAGGGCGAACAAATCCCTCTGGTTGGGCGCATTGCAGCCATTGCAGATGTGTTTCATGCCCTGACCAGCGACCGACCTTACAACAAGGCTTGGACCGAAAAGGAAGCTCTGGAATACCTGCAATCTCAGGCAGGGGTGCTGTTTGACCCGGATCTGGTGGATTTGCTGGTGCACATTCGCGGGGCACATCCCCAGAGCAATTAG
- a CDS encoding response regulator transcription factor yields MAHILVIEDDPPSREVITEVLEFDGHQVVATRTAEEGLRHLPQVDLVVVDVMLPGMSGMDFTETARRLKPDIPILMLTSLAHQGDRIAGFKSGIDDYLTKPYDVTELLLRIKALLRRSGRSEVMQRGPYQIDVSERSVYHQNKAIELSRLEFDLLITLARSPGKAFSREELFEKVWSEESDALVRSVDVKIADLRRKMGDASWIQTVWGVGYRFKPDRDRS; encoded by the coding sequence ATGGCACATATTCTGGTGATTGAAGACGATCCCCCCAGCCGTGAAGTGATCACCGAGGTGCTGGAATTTGATGGACATCAAGTGGTCGCCACCCGCACCGCCGAAGAAGGTTTGCGCCACCTCCCGCAGGTGGATCTGGTGGTTGTGGATGTGATGTTACCCGGCATGAGCGGCATGGATTTCACAGAGACCGCACGCCGCCTGAAACCGGACATCCCCATCTTGATGCTCACTTCCTTGGCCCATCAAGGCGACCGCATTGCTGGATTCAAAAGCGGGATTGACGATTACCTGACCAAACCCTACGACGTGACCGAATTGCTGCTGCGCATCAAGGCCCTGTTGCGCCGCTCGGGTCGCTCAGAAGTGATGCAACGTGGTCCTTACCAGATCGATGTGTCCGAACGTTCGGTGTACCACCAGAACAAGGCCATTGAACTGTCAAGGCTGGAATTTGACCTGCTGATCACCCTTGCACGCAGTCCCGGAAAAGCTTTTTCCAGAGAAGAACTCTTCGAGAAAGTCTGGAGCGAAGAAAGCGACGCTCTGGTGCGCAGCGTGGACGTCAAAATCGCAGATTTGCGGCGCAAGATGGGCGATGCCAGCTGGATTCAGACCGTGTGGGGCGTGGGATACCGCTTCAAACCAGACCGGGACCGTTCCTGA
- a CDS encoding ATP-binding protein → MPEDTPFPLALHDSPFGFMAVQQGQVVSCNPALQNMLGLAAHEVLDPAFLSTGVLNLQKPLPCQQQEDYWSYHSGPPVAVRITVRCRETHHEIWVEDIRNERAIEGELQETLFIHSVVADISTRLIQATPEQVDHLIEQGLAGLGMITHVDRAYIFMLQDGTISNTHEWCAPGIEPQKPQRQKLDPAPFKWWLDQMQDGKTLSLSNINPHEQIPEEVRIQVKVQSVMMFPMIMQHKLVGYLGFSAVQKPRNWTVQTENALKLYGQAVANTLHRLEQQNLLQEQNQTLNTLFRELPSGLMYEDENHHIKLVNQSMCDVMGCEVPSSALVGQDALERFEQKLAPLTRNAEQFMQHTLELYHSTESQGSEEIPLQDGRTLERLIAPVKLDGQVTGFLTQIRDITEKVQQNERMQRYHHWLDATVSSTPDILVNLAGEAGKMHIRIISANVRSLLGYDPNTFIEESVDHLMGILHPDNRQMVHHLILQGLQNQSTNSALQVQLRSIRGTLIPFDLRMRPVVNQGTVLGVVLVLRDIREQLAQQELLLQATEQAERASLAKSRFLSRMSHELRTPMNAILASAQILKMKGVEAHQARGIERILKAGSHLLTLIDDILDLSRIEAGKLNLNLQSFKVQNLIQDAIDLMQEQGQDKKLVWKIHLDPLPAVQADPDRLRQILLNLLSNAIKYNREGGTIEVYARLWHNIVRIGVKDSGIGIAPEDQPRVFTPFERFGNLREEVQGTGIGLALSKTLAESMHGKLGFQSTLNEGTHFMLELPLSALTREAYFLGDGEFFAPLEGLLLEMNISLHQVQSGAEVPSGARCVLFQTGLPREHGHWIEVNPGPVDATAAFQISMQWQEQAIRDAIEAHWLRPLEGPDS, encoded by the coding sequence ATGCCTGAAGACACCCCTTTCCCTCTGGCCCTGCATGATTCACCGTTTGGTTTCATGGCCGTCCAGCAAGGACAGGTGGTGTCTTGCAATCCTGCCCTGCAAAACATGCTTGGGCTTGCAGCACATGAAGTGCTGGACCCAGCTTTCCTCAGCACCGGGGTGCTCAACCTTCAAAAACCCCTCCCCTGCCAGCAACAGGAAGATTACTGGTCTTACCACTCGGGGCCACCTGTGGCGGTGCGGATCACCGTGCGTTGCAGGGAGACCCACCATGAAATCTGGGTGGAAGACATCCGCAACGAACGGGCCATTGAAGGGGAACTGCAAGAAACCCTGTTCATCCATTCGGTGGTCGCTGACATCTCCACCCGCCTGATTCAGGCCACCCCAGAGCAGGTGGACCACCTGATCGAGCAAGGACTGGCCGGGCTCGGCATGATCACCCACGTGGACCGGGCCTACATTTTCATGTTGCAGGACGGCACCATCAGCAACACCCATGAATGGTGCGCTCCGGGCATCGAACCCCAGAAGCCCCAGAGGCAAAAACTGGACCCGGCACCCTTCAAATGGTGGCTGGACCAGATGCAAGATGGCAAAACCCTGTCCCTGTCCAACATCAATCCACACGAGCAAATTCCTGAAGAGGTGCGGATTCAGGTCAAAGTTCAGTCGGTGATGATGTTTCCCATGATCATGCAGCACAAACTGGTGGGTTACCTCGGGTTTTCTGCAGTGCAGAAGCCCCGCAACTGGACGGTGCAAACCGAAAATGCCCTGAAGTTGTACGGTCAGGCAGTGGCCAACACCCTGCACCGTCTGGAACAGCAAAACCTGCTGCAAGAACAGAACCAGACCCTGAACACCCTGTTCAGGGAATTGCCCTCGGGTTTGATGTACGAAGATGAGAACCACCACATCAAACTGGTCAACCAGAGCATGTGCGATGTGATGGGCTGCGAGGTGCCTTCCAGTGCTCTGGTGGGTCAGGATGCCCTTGAGCGCTTCGAGCAGAAGCTGGCCCCCCTGACCCGCAACGCTGAGCAATTCATGCAGCACACCCTTGAGCTGTACCATTCCACGGAAAGCCAAGGCTCAGAAGAAATTCCCCTGCAGGATGGTCGCACCCTGGAAAGGCTGATTGCACCGGTCAAACTGGACGGTCAGGTGACCGGATTCTTGACCCAGATCCGTGACATCACCGAGAAAGTCCAGCAAAACGAACGGATGCAGCGTTACCACCACTGGCTGGATGCCACCGTGTCCTCCACACCGGACATTCTGGTCAATCTGGCAGGAGAGGCCGGAAAAATGCACATCCGCATCATCAGTGCCAATGTGCGCTCCCTTTTGGGCTACGATCCCAATACCTTCATCGAGGAGAGTGTGGATCACTTGATGGGCATTCTGCACCCCGACAACCGACAGATGGTGCACCATTTGATCCTGCAAGGGCTGCAAAACCAATCCACCAACAGTGCCTTGCAGGTGCAACTGCGGTCCATTCGTGGGACTTTGATTCCTTTTGACTTGCGGATGCGCCCGGTGGTCAATCAGGGAACGGTGCTCGGGGTGGTGCTGGTGCTCCGGGACATCCGTGAACAACTCGCCCAGCAGGAATTGCTTCTGCAGGCCACCGAGCAGGCCGAACGGGCCAGCCTCGCCAAAAGCCGCTTTTTGTCTCGCATGAGCCACGAACTGCGCACCCCCATGAATGCCATTCTGGCCTCCGCACAAATCCTGAAAATGAAAGGGGTGGAGGCCCATCAGGCCAGAGGCATCGAACGCATCCTGAAAGCCGGAAGCCACCTGCTCACCCTGATCGACGACATTCTGGACCTTTCGCGCATTGAAGCCGGAAAGCTGAACCTCAATTTGCAATCGTTCAAAGTGCAAAACCTGATTCAGGATGCCATCGACCTGATGCAGGAACAGGGTCAGGACAAAAAACTGGTCTGGAAAATCCATCTGGATCCTCTGCCTGCGGTGCAAGCAGATCCAGACCGCCTGCGTCAAATCCTGCTGAACCTGCTGTCCAACGCCATCAAGTACAACCGCGAAGGGGGCACCATTGAGGTGTATGCCCGGTTGTGGCACAACATCGTGCGGATCGGCGTGAAAGATTCTGGAATCGGCATTGCCCCAGAGGACCAGCCCAGGGTGTTCACCCCCTTCGAGCGTTTTGGGAACCTGCGTGAAGAGGTGCAGGGAACAGGCATCGGACTGGCCCTCAGCAAGACCCTCGCTGAAAGCATGCATGGGAAATTGGGCTTCCAGAGCACCCTCAATGAAGGCACCCACTTCATGCTGGAGTTGCCCCTGTCGGCGCTCACCAGAGAGGCTTACTTTCTGGGAGATGGCGAATTTTTTGCCCCTCTGGAAGGGCTGCTGCTGGAAATGAACATCTCTCTCCATCAGGTGCAAAGCGGTGCAGAGGTTCCATCGGGTGCACGGTGTGTGCTTTTCCAGACAGGCTTGCCCCGAGAACACGGCCACTGGATTGAAGTGAACCCGGGCCCTGTGGATGCCACGGCTGCTTTTCAAATCAGCATGCAATGGCAGGAACAGGCCATTCGCGATGCCATCGAAGCCCACTGGTTGAGGCCTCTGGAAGGCCCGGATTCCTGA
- a CDS encoding methyltransferase family protein has protein sequence MHTFLMGFWLLFFLSTFVWRSSINFKRHGVNPLVLPSDDSTYGYVGNTFKLLVLWILGWLVYGFFQPVQSGPLAALGLLVMLSGWLLVLVSQRDLGKSWRIGIDQHTPTDLIQHGIYQRSRNPIFLGMRLALLGFWLCQPHLAVLLAVVLGEVLMQIQVRLEEEHLLKLHGQTYQAYTSGTPRWWKLLP, from the coding sequence ATGCACACTTTTCTGATGGGTTTCTGGCTGTTGTTTTTTCTGAGTACTTTTGTCTGGCGTTCATCCATCAATTTCAAACGGCATGGGGTGAACCCTCTGGTGCTGCCCTCCGATGACTCCACCTACGGATATGTGGGCAACACCTTCAAACTGCTGGTCTTGTGGATTTTGGGATGGTTGGTTTATGGGTTTTTTCAGCCTGTGCAAAGTGGACCCTTGGCAGCTCTGGGTCTTCTGGTGATGCTGTCAGGATGGCTGCTGGTGCTGGTTTCCCAGAGGGACCTCGGGAAATCATGGCGAATAGGGATTGACCAGCACACCCCCACTGACCTCATTCAGCACGGCATTTACCAGAGGTCCCGCAATCCGATTTTTCTGGGGATGCGGCTTGCTTTGCTGGGTTTCTGGCTGTGCCAACCCCATCTGGCCGTGCTGCTGGCAGTCGTGCTTGGCGAGGTCCTGATGCAAATTCAGGTGCGTCTGGAAGAAGAACACCTGCTGAAACTGCACGGGCAGACCTATCAGGCTTACACCTCTGGTACCCCGAGGTGGTGGAAACTGCTGCCTTGA
- a CDS encoding BMP family lipoprotein, with protein sequence MRKTSLFSLLALTTLLSAGHAQQLTVGIAFDSGGKNDKSFNQSAYTGAMRAAKDFKVMVKDFEPADPSQVGQGIQAFASNGFDLVLGVGFANEGAITRNAKAYGDQAFALVDAVSDAKNVASLTFRENEGSYLAGYLAAKKSSTGVLGFIGGMDVTIVQNFLVGYTAGAKAANPKVKVISQFVGNTSQAWNDPAKAKEIATTMKSRGADIIFAAAGASGNGLIDFVKSTQCIKKNQLPKGVTFKNDLFKNVPKSESYTSKCAGDSRPMFFIGVDSNQNYLGDTDNNPKTLNHGLTSMLKRVDNAVYSVIQSVQNNTFKGGARSYGLKENGVDVAIDEFNTALVSKQDLSLLDTQRKAIVAGKIKVPDAK encoded by the coding sequence ATGCGAAAAACCTCCCTGTTTTCCCTGCTGGCCCTGACCACCCTGCTTTCTGCAGGCCATGCCCAACAACTCACTGTGGGCATTGCGTTTGACTCGGGCGGCAAAAACGACAAATCCTTCAACCAGTCCGCCTACACCGGAGCCATGCGGGCCGCCAAAGACTTCAAAGTGATGGTCAAAGACTTCGAACCTGCAGACCCCAGCCAGGTCGGACAGGGCATTCAGGCTTTCGCCAGCAACGGCTTTGATCTGGTGCTCGGGGTGGGCTTCGCCAACGAAGGGGCCATCACACGCAATGCCAAAGCTTACGGCGATCAGGCATTCGCTCTGGTGGACGCCGTTTCAGATGCCAAAAACGTGGCCAGCCTGACCTTCCGAGAAAACGAAGGCTCTTACCTTGCAGGGTACCTTGCTGCCAAAAAGAGCTCCACCGGCGTGCTGGGATTCATTGGCGGCATGGACGTGACCATCGTGCAAAACTTTCTGGTCGGATACACCGCCGGAGCCAAAGCGGCCAATCCCAAAGTCAAAGTGATCAGCCAGTTTGTGGGCAACACCTCACAGGCCTGGAATGACCCGGCCAAAGCCAAAGAAATTGCCACCACCATGAAATCCAGAGGGGCAGACATCATCTTCGCTGCTGCAGGGGCCTCTGGAAACGGCCTGATTGACTTTGTGAAAAGCACCCAGTGCATCAAGAAAAACCAGCTTCCCAAAGGGGTCACCTTCAAGAACGACCTGTTCAAAAACGTCCCCAAATCTGAAAGCTACACATCCAAATGTGCAGGAGACAGCCGTCCGATGTTCTTCATCGGCGTGGACTCCAACCAGAATTATCTCGGGGACACCGACAACAACCCCAAAACCCTGAACCACGGCCTGACCAGCATGCTCAAACGGGTGGACAACGCCGTGTACAGCGTGATCCAGAGCGTGCAGAACAACACCTTCAAAGGCGGAGCCCGCAGTTACGGCCTCAAAGAAAATGGGGTGGACGTGGCCATCGACGAATTCAACACCGCTCTGGTCAGCAAACAGGACCTGTCTTTGCTGGACACGCAGCGCAAAGCCATCGTTGCTGGCAAAATCAAAGTGCCTGACGCCAAGTGA